The Candidatus Schekmanbacteria bacterium genome contains a region encoding:
- a CDS encoding ABC transporter ATP-binding protein: MNAIEIEGLTKKYRSGFFLRSVTAVENLSLSIKEGEITGFLGPNGAGKTTTIKSILGIITPTAGTIKIFGEDPKNVSIKNRIGFLPEEPYFYDYLKGYEFLKFYGNLFGIEGKTLKKRIDVLLDEVKLTFAASRPLKKYSKGMLQRIGIAQALINDPDLIILDEPMSGIDPIGRKDIREIILNLKDKGKTIFFSSHILSDVEMICDCVAIINKGHLIEVKKIDEIRREGEGNYEITVKAPNTQIHQLLTNIEGFLKERGGFLVFESNKGEKQKLLKKIMDVGGEIISVSPAHKSLEEIFFEKIENK; encoded by the coding sequence ATGAATGCCATTGAAATAGAGGGGCTTACAAAAAAATATCGAAGCGGTTTTTTTCTGCGGAGCGTTACAGCGGTAGAAAATCTCTCTCTTTCCATTAAAGAAGGTGAAATAACAGGATTCTTGGGCCCAAACGGGGCAGGCAAAACTACAACCATTAAATCGATTCTTGGCATTATTACACCCACAGCCGGAACGATTAAAATTTTTGGCGAAGATCCAAAAAATGTTTCTATTAAGAATCGAATAGGATTTCTTCCGGAAGAGCCATACTTTTATGATTATCTTAAAGGATATGAATTTTTGAAGTTTTATGGAAACCTCTTTGGTATAGAAGGGAAAACTTTAAAGAAAAGAATTGATGTTCTTCTTGATGAGGTCAAACTTACTTTTGCCGCTTCTCGTCCCCTTAAAAAATATTCGAAAGGTATGCTTCAACGAATTGGTATTGCTCAAGCGCTCATAAATGACCCTGACCTAATCATTCTCGATGAGCCAATGTCAGGTATCGACCCCATTGGCAGAAAGGATATCAGGGAAATCATTTTAAATCTAAAAGATAAAGGGAAAACAATCTTTTTCAGTTCACATATTCTTTCAGATGTGGAAATGATTTGTGACTGTGTGGCAATAATCAATAAAGGACATCTTATTGAAGTCAAAAAAATAGATGAAATTAGAAGAGAAGGTGAAGGGAATTATGAAATAACCGTCAAGGCTCCAAATACTCAAATACATCAGCTTCTTACAAATATTGAAGGTTTTTTGAAGGAAAGGGGAGGGTTCTTGGTTTTTGAATCTAATAAAGGAGAAAAACAAAAACTTCTGAAAAAAATTATGGATGTGGGCGGTGAAATAATATCAGTTTCGCCTGCTCATAAGTCTCTTGAAGAGATATTCTTTGAGAAAATTGAGAACAAATGA
- a CDS encoding glycosyltransferase, which produces MNHIIYYFSKTSAIGPSSRYRIYQFLPLLEAKKINIHISPLFGDFYFKIIQIKNKPLKIFIKTIYSIYSFTKRFLHLLKIDKSTSVVIEHQLFPYLPAFIEIPFIKRAKYVFLEFDDAIYLTFLHRKKFEKLLPLYNGVIAGNKNLAEFAQRRNKNVLIHPTLIDDERVVVKRDYRIKDKVVIGWIGLSWNFKYLTIIQEALRELSKRYEIVLRIVSSEKLCLDGVITEFVQWDYEKEWEEISFFDIGIMPLKDDEWCRGKCGLKLLQYMIAAIPSVSSPVGINNDIVDDGINGYLASNESEWIEKIEKLILSEDLREKIGKAARVKALENFSIQKRGNEIVSFYEKIAKSQI; this is translated from the coding sequence ATGAATCATATCATCTACTATTTTTCCAAAACCTCAGCAATAGGACCCAGCAGTAGATACCGAATTTATCAGTTTCTTCCTTTGCTTGAAGCAAAAAAAATCAATATTCATATAAGTCCACTTTTTGGTGATTTCTATTTTAAGATTATTCAAATCAAGAATAAGCCTTTGAAAATTTTTATTAAAACAATTTACTCTATTTATAGTTTCACAAAAAGGTTTCTTCACTTACTGAAAATCGACAAGTCCACTTCTGTTGTAATTGAACACCAACTTTTCCCATATTTACCGGCTTTTATAGAAATACCTTTCATAAAGCGGGCAAAATATGTATTTCTCGAATTTGATGACGCTATTTACCTAACCTTTCTTCATAGAAAAAAATTTGAAAAGCTTCTGCCTCTCTACAATGGTGTAATTGCAGGCAATAAGAATCTAGCTGAATTTGCACAAAGGAGAAATAAAAATGTATTGATTCATCCAACCTTGATTGATGATGAAAGAGTGGTGGTAAAAAGAGATTATAGAATAAAAGACAAAGTTGTCATTGGATGGATTGGACTATCATGGAATTTCAAATATTTGACGATTATTCAGGAGGCATTGAGAGAGCTTTCAAAAAGATATGAGATTGTTTTGAGGATTGTTTCATCAGAAAAACTTTGCCTTGATGGAGTAATTACGGAGTTTGTCCAATGGGATTATGAAAAGGAATGGGAGGAAATTAGTTTCTTTGATATTGGAATTATGCCGCTCAAAGATGATGAATGGTGCAGAGGAAAATGTGGACTGAAACTGCTTCAATATATGATTGCAGCCATTCCCTCAGTAAGCAGTCCGGTGGGCATCAATAATGATATAGTTGACGATGGCATAAACGGCTATCTTGCTTCAAATGAGAGTGAGTGGATTGAGAAAATAGAAAAACTCATTTTGTCTGAAGACTTGCGGGAAAAAATAGGAAAAGCTGCACGAGTGAAAGCTTTGGAGAATTTTTCAATTCAGAAAAGGGGAAATGAGATCGTCTCTTTTTATGAAAAAATCGCAAAATCACAGATATAA